The following are from one region of the Capsicum annuum cultivar UCD-10X-F1 chromosome 1, UCD10Xv1.1, whole genome shotgun sequence genome:
- the LOC107867785 gene encoding uncharacterized protein LOC107867785 isoform X6, translating into MDYNDNDYQSHLSGEDSSKVSSVLHPYALPKFDFDDSLQGHLRFDSLVENEVFLGIPTQEDNHWIEDFSRGSSGIEFSSSATDSCSIPRRNNVWSEATSTESVEMLLKSVGQEEMVRGDTIMEESDAGNELGCLIQPAASSLKLDDKRDDVKGSSSAAPADESVEFTGSFSRCERTKIEDVHIVCAPERQGMGPIADGCSDIAGERCSEVNTEEKLQTEIKSVDENLGEAKTLQSESLPDNSNRQPSVPVIQSAINECLTDSLPASTEILASQHNSTNCHSGNTSGLPSEHHKPEEKQISVSKESSMGDEKSRGCAVESETCTSNASPPSLASLKLEVVKEIPTETRMIKSEEPCVQDSECGLSTEGCKEDISSVGSAERVFSKDLKDNLQVVGNSILCEVKEASVSSICLDTRDTDNQEGSSKGRIEKVSSMQMSDGLTASPEKEVNNLDGHSPLNLVTSEACAVSEISEPSKENNGNGIHSLEGSSNIQEASVSTELVETPVPENLETGNDADRVSQGYACAGDHVPLPVPAGSMDICGESFSRVVDVDTTNADVSGDKEQEKVLPVENEMERSCVRDHGVRSSSMEGESEQISDQGHRSKFESSTLNNQALDVGFDDRNLILGGDSVSVPLLSGSDAIATEIVDHDEKLKPVSVMGGSGHFAGKGEMQVVLSAEAEVSTVKESSEGAGQDNPDTASHVEQAAIAEANIECCKHVEECATNSGSIIKEDAVFGAGAEAAPLEKNKEMKRETVKLVEVGVEGSSDVIGGRKEDSVAVQSCTALSLSEKKTTKSRRRAVVKNVAPLVDTTEIGGKAQPTSIASGENASNKADRSFTFDVSPLVGNAKGEADKSITSTQACLPTELKAGDRLHLTSASKQTDTKIMQEISHASPLVPDKGTPSGGAKSDRKARRGSGKSGKENPRKGSQLKEINSSKQSDRGNKSSVQCSPSVAVQKMQFEAGTVERNITKSSGAVSFPTSNLPDLNTSSPASVLFHQPFTDQQQVQLRAQIFVYGTLIQGTAPDEACMVSAFGTSDGGRSLWEPAWRACVERVHGQRSRGGNNETPSHPRSGPRTPDQANKQAVHQNKVTTSAAGRASGKATNSPVISPMVSLSSPLWNMPTPSRDGLSSARGAVVDYKALSSMHPYQTPPAQTFVGHTASWLPQAPFPGPWVASPQNSAFDISAQLPALPVTESVKLTPVKESSLSISAGAKHAPPGSVAHAGDSGILSGASLHENKQASVLPAQYSADQKSRKRKKASSTEDRAQKTKLGTSSESVTAPVVCTQLSNKAPSSDEFGQLSSVAVVPLVAHGQTGAASVPIIGGHFSTSVVIAPPSSSVPKNTSEIPITSGPSSAGICKRELDLGKKTKTSNNLSKVEEAKLQAEDAATNAAAAVSHCQDVWSQLDNNKNSDLPSDIEVKLTSAAVAVAAATSVAKAAAAAAKLASNAALQAKLMADEAMMAYDANNPSQTNAAAFPNIVNNLGSATPASVLKGQDVGNGSSSIIFAAREASRRRIEAASAASRHAENLDAIVKAAELAAEAVSHAGKVVTLADPLPLTQLVEAGPDSYWKVSQTLSGQVVKANKVNEDESAIPIVEKAPGIFSKRSEGPSVEEMHPTIPDFQPTTVSGNIVEDDMRNEEVIQTPVTGVEKDVRGAKGHSKPEGSKTIGLVAESSHDLVEACGDVESSRMQEGSLVEVFKDSDDGKRAWYSAKVLTLKNGKALVCYTDHQSDEGLEQLKDWVPLDVGSDELPRIRPVHPVTALQGEKKRRRAAVKEYTWYVGDRVDAWIDYRWREGVIAEKNKRDETTFSVNFPAYGDTAVVRAWHLRPTLVWKDGEWVELSRSRHDFLSQSDTPKEKRMKLGNHAGEDTGNDGLSKKMDPLVPVTNEPATLLPLSVNEKTFNIGISKDDDKPNTLRTMRSGLQKEGSKVFGVPKPGKKRKFMEVSKHYDSDKGSKSNVPPGSAKFTKYLMPQATGTGGWKINSRTDLKEKQAIEARRKLPKPGKPPSSARNLKDNSITSTGDASGADHTVGEAIVYDKHEAKQPNVVNFVSNAEEGAEDPVKFRSEALPTNIPKKASTSLNRGEGMKKKIPVSNLKSSKVELKDKMIPETNEPRRSNRRIQPTSRLLEGLQSSLIISKLPSVSHDKSSRSHSRGASR; encoded by the exons ATGGATTACAATGACAATGATTATCAAAGTCATTTAAGTGGTGAAGACAGCTCCAAAGTTTCCTCTGTTTTGCATCCCTATGCTCTTCCCAAGTTCGATTTTGACGATAGTCTTCAGGGGCATTTAAGATTTGACAGCTTAGTTGAGAACGAGGTTTTCCTTGGTATCCCCACTCAGGAAGACAATCATTGGATAGAGGATTTTTCTCGGGGAAGTAGTGGAATAGAGTTCAGTTCAAGTGCTACAGATTCTTGCTCCATACCAAGACGTAATAATGTCTGGTCTGAGGCAACATCAACAGAATCTGTTGAAATGTTATTGAAATCAGTTGGTCAGGAAGAAATGGTTCGAGGGGACACTATTATGGAGGAGTCAGATGCTGGTAATGAATTGGGTTGCTTAATCCAGCCAGCAGCATCTAGTTTGAAGTTGGATGATAAAAGAGATGATGTTAAAGGCTCCAGCTCAGCAGCTCCTGCGGACGAGTCAGTTGAGTTTACTGGTTCATTTTCTAGGTGTGAGAGAACAAAGATAGAAGATGTTCATATTGTATGTGCTCCAGAAAGGCAGGGGATGGGACCTATTGCTGATGGATGTTCTGACATTGCTGGTGAGAGATGTTCTGAAGTTAATACTGAGGAGAAGTTACAGACTGAAATAAAAAGTGTTGATGAGAATCTAGGGGAAGCTAAAACATTACAAAGTGAATCTCTACCTGATAACTCTAATAGGCAACCATCCGTTCCTGTAATTCAAAGTGCAATTAACGAGTGTCTTACAGATTCTCTTCCTGCGAGTACAGAGATTTTGGCTAGTCAGCATAATTCAACCAACTGTCATAGTGGGAATACAAGTGGTCTACCAAGTGAACACCACAAACCAGAGGAGAAACAAATATCTGTGAGCAAAGAGTCGAGTATGGGTGATGAGAAGTCCCGTGGATGTGCTGTTGAAAGTGAAACCTGTACCTCTAATGCCAGTCCTCCCTCTCTTGCTTCTTTAAAACTTGAAGTAGTCAAAGAGATTCCAACTGAAACCAGAATGATTAAATCAGAGGAACCTTGTGTGCAGGATAGTGAATGCGGTCTTAGTACTGAGGGATGCAAAGAAGATATTTCTTCTGTAGGATCAGCTGAGAGGGTTTTCTCCAAAGACTTGAAAGATAATCTACAGGTTGTAGGTAATAGCATACTATGTGAGGTTAAGGAGGCATCTGTAAGTTCGATTTGTTTAGATACGAGAGACACCGATAACCAAGAAGGCAGCTCCAAGGGTCGGATAGAGAAGGTATCTTCTATGCAGATGTCAGATGGACTGACTGCTTCCCCTGAGAAAGAGGTGAATAATCTGGACGGTCATTCCCCACTTAATCTTGTCACTTCGGAGGCATGTGCAGTATCAGAGATCTCTGAGCCGTCAAAAGAGAATAATGGTAATGGTATTCATTCTTTAGAAGGTTCAAGTAATATACAAGAGGCATCTGTTTCTACTGAACTTGTGGAGACGCCAGTACCTGAGAATTTAGAAACTGGAAATGATGCTGATAGGGTTTCCCAAGGATATGCATGTGCTGGAGACCATGTCCCCTTGCCTGTGCCTGCTGGATCCATGGACATATGTGGAGAAAGCTTCTCCCGTGTGGTTGATGTTGATACTACTAATGCAGATGTCTCTGGTGATAAGGAACAGGAGAAAGTGCTGCCTGTGGAAAATGAGATGGAGAGATCATGTGTGCGTGACCATGGGGTTAGATCCTCCTCTATGGAGGGAGAATCTGAACAAATCTCTGACCAAGGTCATAGATCAAAATTTGAATCTTCCACATTGAATAATCAAG CATTAGATGTTGGGTTTGACGATAGGAACTTAATCTTAGGTGGTGACTCAGTGAGTGTTCCGTTGCTTTCTGGTAGTGATGCAATTGCAACTGAAATAGTTGATCATGATGAAAAGTTGAAGCCAGTGTCGGTTATGGGAGGTTCTGGTCATTTTGCAGGAAAGGGAGAAATGCAAGTTGTTCTCAGTGCGGAAGCAGAAGTGTCAACAGTTAAGGAGTCTTCTGAGGGGGCAGGCCAG GATAATCCTGACACGGCAAGCCATGTTGAGCAAGCGGCAATTGCTGAAGCAAATATTGAGTGCTGCAAGCATGTGGAAGAATGTGCAACCAATAGTGGTTCAATCATCAAAGAGGATGCTGTTTTTGGAGCTGGAGCTGAGGCTGCGCctcttgaaaagaataaggagatGAAAAGAGAAACAGTGAAATTGGTAGAAGTTGGAG TTGAGGGAAGTTCGGACGTTATTGGTGGACGTAAAGAAGATTCTGTTGCTGTCCAAAGTTGTACTGCGCTTTCACTAAGTGAAAAGAAAACGACCAAGAGCCGAAGAAGGGCTGTAGTTAAGAATGTTGCTCCCCTTGTCGATACAACTGAAATTGGTGGTAAAGCACAGCCCACCTCCATAGCTTCAGGAGAAAATGCTTCTAATAAAGCAGATAGGAGCTTTACTTTTGATGTAAGTCCATTGGTTGGTAATGCTAAGGGAGAAGCTGACAAATCAATCACCAGTACTCAAGCCTGCCTTCCAACTGAG TTGAAGGCTGGGGATAGACTACATTTGACATCTGCCAGCAAGCAAACTGATACTAAGATCATGCAGGAAATTTCTCATGCAAGTCCTCTGGTACCTGATAAAGGGACTCCATCTGGGGGTGCCAAGAGTGATCGCAAGGCAAGACGCGGCTCAGGGAAATCAGGTAAAGAAAACCCTAGGAAGGGAAGCCAATTGAAGGAAATAAACTCATCGAAGCAGTCGGATAGAGGAAATAAATCTTCTGTTCAGTGTAGCCCCTCTGTGGCTGTGCAGAAAATGCAATTTGAAGCGGGAACTGTTGAACGCAATATTACAAAGTCCAGCGGGGCTGTTTCCTTTCCAACTTCAAATTTACCTGATTTGAACACTTCTTCTCCTGCATCTGTATTGTTCCATCAGCCTTTCACAGATCAACAACAAGTGCAACTGCGAGCTCAAATTTTTGTTTATGGGACTCTGAT ACAAGGTACAGCACCAGACGAGGCTTGTATGGTTTCAGCTTTTGGGACATCTG ATGGAGGCCGAAGTCTTTGGGAACCTGCATGGCGTGCTTGTGTTGAAAGGGTTCATGGACAGAGATCTCGCGGTGGAAACAATGAAACTCCATCTCATCCACGTTCAG GTCCCAGAACTCCAGATCAAGCAAACAAGCAGGCTGTGCATCAAAATAAAGTTACTACTTCGGCAGCTGGACGAGCAAGCGGCAAGGCTACCAATTCACCTGTTATTAGTCCAATGGTATCACTTTCGTCCCCTCTTTGGAATATGCCTACTCCCTCCCGCGATGGGCTATCCTCCGCCAGAGGAGCTGTTGTTGATTATAAGGCACTTTCTTCTATGCATCCCTATCAGACTCCACCAGCACAAACTTTTGTGGGGCACACTGCCTCTTGGCTACCACAAGCCCCTTTTCCTGGTCCGTGGGTTGCTTCTCCACAAAATTCTGCATTTGATATTAGTGCACAGCTTCCTGCATTGCCTGTTACAGAGTCTGTGAAATTAACCCCTGTAAAGGAGTCATCCTTGTCCATTTCTGCTGGTGCAAAGCATGCACCGCCTGGTTCGGTGGCTCATGCTGGGGATAGTGGTATCCTGTCTGGAGCTTCTCTGCATGAAAACAAGCAGGCCTCAGTGTTGCCTGCCCAGTATTCAGCTGATCAGAAATCTAGAAAGAGAAAAAAGGCATCCAGTACTGAGGATCGTGCTCAAAAAACCAAGCTTGGCACCTCTTCTGAATCAGTTACTGCCCCTGTCGTttgtactcagttatcaaataagGCTCCTTCATCTGATGAGTTTGGCCAGTTATCATCAGTTGCTGTTGTACCGTTGGTTGCTCATGGCCAGACAGGAGCTGCATCTGTTCCCATAATTGGTGGCCATTTTTCTACATCAGTTGTCATCGCACCACCTTCTAGCTCTGTACCTAAAAACACTTCTGAAATACCGATCACCTCAGGCCCATCTTCCGCTGGTATCTGTAAGAGAGAGCTCGATttagggaaaaagaccaaaactTCAAATAACTTGAGCAAAGTTGAGGAAGCTAAGCTGCAGGCAGAGGATGCTGCCACAAATGCTGCTGCTGCAGTTAGTCACTGCCAAGATGTGTGGAGCCAGTTAGATAATAACAAGAATTCTGATTTGCCGTCGGATATTGAGGTTAAGCTGACATCTGCTGCCGTTGCTGTAGCAGCTGCTACTTCTGTTGCAAAGGCAGCCGCTGCAGCTGCTAAGCTTGCATCAAATGCTGCATTGCAAGCTAAACTGATGGCGGATGAGGCAATGATGGCATATGATGCGAATAATCCTTCTCAAACCAATGCGGCCGCTTTCCCTAATATTGTGAACAACTTGGGGAGTGCCACTCCTGCTTCAGTACTGAAAGGTCAAGATGTTGGCAATGGTTCTAGTTCAATTATATTTGCTGCTAGGGAGGCGTCGAGGAGAAGGATAGAAGCAGCTTCAGCTGCATCAAGGCATGCTGAGAATTTGGATGCTATAGTTAAGGCTGCGGAATTGGCAGCTGAAGCTGTGTCACATGCCGGGAAAGTTGTTACGTTGGCTGATCCTTTGCCTCTGACTCAATTAGTAGAAGCTGGTCCAGATAGCTACTGGAAAGTTTCCCAAACACTCTCTGGGCAGGTTGTCAAGGCAAACAAGGTAAATGAGGATGAATCGGCTATCCCCATCGTTGAAAAGGCTCCTGGCATCTTTTCCAAGCGATCTGAGGGTCCATCTGTTGAAGAGATGCATCCCACGATCCCTGATTTCCAGCCTACTACTGTATCTGGTAATATCGTTGAGGACGACATGAGGAATGAAGAAGTTATTCAAACTCCCGTTACAGGTGTTGAGAAGGATGTAAGAGGAGCAAAGGGTCATAGTAAGCCAGAGGGGAGTAAGACGATAGGCCTAGTTGCCGAGTCATCCCATGATCTGGTGGAAGCATGTGGAGACGTCGAAAGCTCTAGGATGCAAGAGGGTTCCCTCGTGGAG GTTTTTAAAGATAGTGATGATGGTAAGAGAGCCTGGTACTCTGCCAAAGTGTTGACCTTGAAGAACGGAAAAGCTCTTGTTTGTTACACCGACCATCAGTCTGATGAAG GACTTGAACAGTTAAAGGACTGGGTACCTCTAGATGTTGGAAGTGATGAACTACCAAGGATACGTCCTGTGCATCCAGTGACTGCTTTGCAAGGAGAGAAAAAGAGACGAAGAGCAGCTGTTAAGGAGTATACTTGGTATGTAGGAGATAGAGTTGATGCATGGATTGACTACCG CTGGCGCGAGGGTGTCATTGCGGAGAAGAACAAAAGGGACGAGACTACATTTAGTGTCAACTTTCCAG CTTATGGAGATACTGCAGTTGTCAGAGCATGGCATCTCCGACCAACTCTTGTATGGAAGGATGGAGAGTGGGTTGAGTTGTCTAGGTCAAGACATGACTTCTTGTCCCAG AGTGATACACCTAAGGAGAAGCGAATGAAGCTGGGCAATCATGCTGGTGAGGATACTGGAAATGACGGTCTATCAAAAAAAATGGATCCATTGGTGCCAGTGACAAATGAACCAGCAACACTGCTTCCTTTGTCTGTCAATGAAAAAACATTTAATATTGGGATTAGCAAAGATGACGATAAGCCCAACACTCTTCGTACAATGAGGTCTGGTTTGCAGAAAGAGGGATCAAAAGTTTTTGGTGTTCCTAAACCAGGAAAGAAAAGGAAGTTTATGGAAGTGAGCAAGCATTATGATTCAGACAAGGGATCTAAGAGTAACGTGCCACCTGGTTCAGCCAAGTTCACAAAATATTTGATGCCTCAAGCAACAGGAACTGGTGGATGGAAGATCAATTCTAGAACTGATCTGAAGGAGAAACAGGCAATTGAAGCTCGACGGAAACTTCCTAAACCAGGTAAGCCTCCTAGTTCAGCTAGAAATTTGAAGGATAATAGTATTACATCCACTGGAGATGCTAGCGGAGCTGACCACACGGTAGGTGAGGCAATTGTGTATGATAAGCATGAAGCAAAACAGCCTAATGTGGTTAATTTTGTGTCAAATGCGGAAGAAGGGGCTGAAGATCCCGTGAAATTTCGTTCCGAAGCTCTTCCCACCAACATACCAAAGAAAGCTTCAACATCATTAAACAGAGGGGAGGGCATGAAGAAGAAAATCCCCGTATCCAATTTGAAGTCGAGTAAAGTTGAACTAAAGGACAAAATGATACCTGAAACTAATGAACCCCGCAGGTCAAACCGAAGGATTCAACCAACATCAAGG TTATTGGAGGGACTACAAAGCTCGTTGATCATCTCTAAGTTACCATCTGTTTCACATGATAAAAGTAGCAGAAGTCACAGCAGGGGTGCATCAAG GTAA